One genomic window of Bacteroidota bacterium includes the following:
- a CDS encoding glycosyltransferase family 2 protein translates to MKVSGFTFIRNAVKFDYPVTEAIRSVLPLCDEFVVALGNSEDETRELILSIGSPKIRIIDTVWDDSLREGGRVLAAETDKAFAAISSDSDWAVYIQGDEVIHEKYHPAILTAMQQWKDNPKVEGLLLRYLHFYGSYDYTGDSRKWYRREIRVVRNSKKVTSFRDAQGFRFDNRLMRVKAVDAWVYHYGWVKSPTAQQNKQQYFHKLWHDDSWMESNIPKVDEFDYSGIDSLARFTGTHPQVMHNRISGQNWEFSFDPLQKRFTLLSRILYWIEKTTGWRIGEYKNFRII, encoded by the coding sequence ATGAAAGTTTCCGGATTTACCTTTATCAGGAATGCCGTAAAATTTGATTACCCCGTTACTGAGGCCATACGCTCTGTACTACCGCTGTGCGATGAATTTGTGGTCGCTTTGGGTAATTCCGAAGACGAAACCCGTGAACTGATTTTATCTATCGGTTCTCCCAAAATCCGCATCATTGATACCGTTTGGGACGACAGCCTGCGCGAAGGCGGCCGTGTGCTTGCCGCGGAAACCGATAAGGCTTTTGCTGCAATTTCTTCCGATAGCGACTGGGCTGTTTATATTCAGGGCGATGAGGTTATCCATGAAAAATATCATCCTGCCATTTTAACCGCCATGCAGCAATGGAAAGATAATCCCAAAGTTGAAGGGTTACTGCTGCGTTATCTGCATTTTTACGGCTCCTATGATTATACAGGCGATTCACGCAAGTGGTACCGCCGCGAAATTCGGGTGGTGCGCAACAGCAAAAAAGTGACTTCTTTCAGAGACGCACAGGGCTTTCGTTTCGACAACAGGCTGATGCGCGTGAAGGCGGTTGATGCCTGGGTGTATCATTACGGATGGGTGAAATCGCCAACGGCACAGCAAAACAAGCAGCAGTATTTTCATAAACTATGGCACGACGATAGCTGGATGGAATCCAATATTCCGAAAGTTGATGAATTCGATTATTCGGGTATCGATTCACTGGCACGCTTTACGGGTACGCATCCGCAGGTGATGCATAACCGCATCTCCGGGCAGAACTGGGAATTCAGCTTCGACCCCTTACAAAAGAGGTTTACACTGCTTTCGCGGATACTCTATTGGATTGAGAAAACCACCGGATGGCGCATCGGGGAATACAAGAATTTTCGAATTATTTAG
- a CDS encoding heavy-metal-associated domain-containing protein, whose protein sequence is MKTFRFVTSMKCSGCSARIDQVFMKLPDLRSWQFSLGNPEYNLEVESIGATSDDIIKAVTDAGYSCRLAVNN, encoded by the coding sequence ATGAAAACATTTAGGTTCGTTACAAGTATGAAATGCTCAGGTTGCTCTGCCAGAATTGATCAGGTTTTTATGAAGTTGCCCGACCTGAGGTCATGGCAATTCAGCCTCGGAAATCCTGAGTATAATCTGGAAGTTGAAAGTATCGGCGCCACTTCCGATGATATCATTAAAGCCGTTACGGATGCAGGTTACAGTTGCAGGTTAGCAGTTAACAATTAG
- a CDS encoding heavy metal-associated domain-containing protein, translating into MKTRYFSLILILSFFMTMGVGCAQSNKNTEIKIKTSAVCGMCKERIEGALAYEKGVKKSELNLDDMVLTVTYNPSKTNPDKIRQVISKAGYDADDVKADATAYTNLPGCCKKKGSKCGSN; encoded by the coding sequence ATGAAAACCAGGTATTTTTCGCTTATCCTGATCCTGTCATTTTTTATGACAATGGGTGTTGGATGTGCACAAAGCAACAAAAACACGGAGATCAAGATTAAAACATCGGCCGTATGCGGCATGTGCAAAGAAAGGATTGAAGGTGCACTCGCTTACGAAAAAGGTGTGAAGAAATCGGAACTCAATTTGGATGATATGGTACTTACTGTTACCTACAATCCTTCAAAAACCAATCCTGATAAAATACGTCAGGTGATTAGCAAAGCCGGTTACGATGCCGATGATGTTAAAGCCGATGCGACTGCTTACACCAATCTTCCGGGATGCTGCAAGAAAAAAGGTTCAAAGTGCGGATCGAACTAG
- a CDS encoding CPBP family intramembrane glutamic endopeptidase → MKTIVRTIREHIKADWNPWIYGFTAAFLIASITLNYLFSFQNKFVEKGGTDIEAILRFFAFYSFAYYVIAIPKLLVSGQQSVLKNREFWIKSLSLLVLISIVGRLRYYKYVGELFNDIPTRAFVMKLLVQARCTLIYLIPLFVLKRVYDHHTKGLFGLSFSKSDLRIYFVLLAIVAPLVIAASFTPDFLSAYPRYKPWIVDIVPGMSKVSMTGVFETFYGLDFVMVELMFRGAFVIGMIAVMGKESILPMVSVYAFLHFGKPLGESIGAVFGGYILGVIAWKTRHIWGGVIIHMGVAFLMEIMGFLQYYVFHVRR, encoded by the coding sequence ATGAAAACGATTGTTAGAACCATCAGGGAACATATTAAAGCGGACTGGAACCCCTGGATTTACGGGTTTACAGCCGCTTTTCTTATTGCATCAATCACACTCAATTATCTGTTTAGTTTTCAGAATAAATTTGTTGAAAAGGGTGGAACTGACATAGAAGCAATACTGCGCTTTTTCGCCTTCTATTCCTTTGCTTATTACGTCATTGCTATTCCAAAATTACTGGTCTCCGGGCAGCAGAGTGTTCTGAAAAACCGGGAATTCTGGATCAAAAGCCTTTCGTTGCTGGTGTTGATTTCCATTGTAGGACGACTGCGGTATTACAAATATGTGGGCGAACTTTTTAATGATATCCCGACCAGGGCATTTGTAATGAAATTATTGGTACAGGCGCGCTGCACGCTCATTTATCTGATTCCCTTATTCGTACTCAAACGTGTTTACGACCACCATACGAAAGGTTTATTCGGTCTGAGTTTTTCGAAATCCGACCTGCGCATCTATTTTGTATTGCTTGCTATTGTTGCACCTCTCGTAATTGCCGCTTCTTTCACTCCCGATTTTCTTTCGGCCTACCCGCGTTATAAACCCTGGATTGTAGATATAGTGCCGGGCATGAGTAAAGTCTCTATGACAGGCGTCTTTGAAACTTTTTACGGGCTTGATTTTGTGATGGTGGAACTGATGTTCCGCGGCGCTTTCGTTATCGGAATGATTGCTGTTATGGGTAAGGAAAGCATTTTGCCCATGGTGTCGGTGTATGCCTTTCTGCATTTCGGAAAACCCTTAGGCGAATCTATCGGGGCTGTCTTTGGCGGTTATATTCTCGGTGTGATAGCCTGGAAAACCCGCCACATTTGGGGAGGTGTAATCATTCACATGGGCGTCGCCTTTTTGATGGAAATTATGGGATTTCTGCAGTATTATGTTTTTCATGTAAGACGGTAA
- a CDS encoding riboflavin synthase, with the protein MFTGIVETTGKVVSIDHDKANINITIETAIGNELKVDQSMSHDGVCLTVVNVNHEKNQYVVTAIQETLDKTNLGSWKPGYVVNLERSMRMDGRFDGHIVQGHVDQTAKCIKVEEYDGSWKYYFEYDPGRRNITVEKGSISVNGVSLTVVDSEPGMFSVAIIPYTHQFTNFHTFKPGSVVNIEFDVFGKYVARLLQLYMDDKNK; encoded by the coding sequence ATGTTCACAGGAATTGTAGAAACAACGGGTAAAGTGGTAAGCATAGACCACGATAAAGCAAATATAAATATCACCATTGAAACGGCTATTGGCAATGAGCTTAAAGTCGATCAGAGCATGAGCCATGACGGTGTGTGCCTTACTGTGGTAAATGTAAATCACGAAAAAAATCAGTACGTGGTAACTGCCATTCAGGAAACCCTGGATAAAACGAATCTCGGCTCATGGAAGCCCGGCTATGTGGTAAACCTTGAACGCAGCATGCGCATGGACGGTCGTTTCGACGGGCATATCGTGCAGGGTCATGTTGACCAGACCGCAAAATGCATTAAAGTCGAAGAATACGACGGAAGCTGGAAATACTATTTTGAATATGACCCCGGCCGTCGCAATATTACGGTTGAAAAAGGTTCAATTTCGGTGAATGGTGTGAGCCTTACCGTGGTTGATTCGGAACCGGGAATGTTCTCCGTTGCCATCATTCCTTATACCCATCAGTTCACCAACTTCCACACATTCAAGCCCGGAAGCGTTGTGAATATTGAGTTTGATGTGTTCGGAAAATACGTCGCCCGCCTGCTTCAGCTTTATATGGACGATAAAAATAAATAG
- a CDS encoding UvrD-helicase domain-containing protein, protein MNFRVYKSSAGSGKTFTLVLEYLALVIKMPQEYRSILAVTFTNKAANEMKDRILKRLKELASGSESSDVAVILPRLIQQTGLNEAEIRKNAAEVLTFILHRYSDFAVCTIDSFTHRIIRSFAHDLHLPQNFDVEMNPEKLIAEAVDMLISKAGIEDALTKALVEFTEIKAQEEKNWNIENDLAVFAKALLDEDTQQYISRLKHMRVADFIKIKNKIAVLRKTFEKNISTQGEAGLKLVSDAGLSAEYFYRGKTGIVKYFEYLRDCRSDKLEPNSYVYETIEEDKWYSAKAGNTEKAAIDGIKDGIRAVYTAARTLIDAGLDNYIVYSEINRNIFPLAVLNETALLLDSIKEENNIIFISEFNQRISDVVLKEPVPFIYERAGERFKNFLLDEFQDTSVMQWQNLLPLIDNSLSNGQFNLVVGDGKQAIYRWRNGEVEQFERLPEVIKKRGVLADDYEESLSRNYEAVMLDTNFRSLSTIIEFNNDFFTFIREHLDGAAQNIYAHVAQKALPSKKGGYVELQFISKTEDDDTDFAARQFDAVETIIAGAVAEKYAYKDITIICRSNNNASATARYLIGCGIPVISSESLLLSASPDINFILSVLRWFSNTHDDLSKAAVLAWLVQNGHCGKRTLNELLGKLKDGLGFNVLLRSLGFEVPFSRLLKEPVYELCEEIIRIFKLSAKADPYLAFFLDAVFEYAGKYNSSLSGFLEWWEDNSGSRSVKVPEGTDAVRVMTIHKAKGLEFPIVIYAFATEKSKNTKAAAWVELKDETFEELPVAMLPLSARIEQTRFAPLMAEEREKSYLDFINLLYVVLTRPIDRLFVLTDMPTKKPETLKCVPDLLSSFLGSRGAWNEEQHVYTFGEKAINTRAEKPATAAAFTDFVSTGWKGRVTLKLRAPEPSDEERNRQVHGQTFHRILSEVSTFDDIESAVAKAFAEGLMNADEKDGMQQYLQRIADNPAISAFFVPGLKIKTECEIIDSTGKSFRPDRIVLFENQTAVIDFKTGSQQESHTLQLQNYASLLAEMGYRNIDKYLLYLHDEPLLVKV, encoded by the coding sequence ATGAATTTCAGAGTTTACAAATCATCGGCCGGTTCGGGCAAGACATTTACCCTTGTTCTGGAATATCTTGCGCTCGTTATTAAAATGCCCCAGGAATACCGTAGTATTCTGGCGGTGACCTTCACCAATAAGGCTGCCAACGAGATGAAAGACCGCATTCTGAAACGACTGAAAGAGCTTGCCTCCGGATCAGAAAGCAGCGATGTTGCGGTTATTCTGCCAAGACTTATCCAGCAAACAGGATTAAACGAAGCTGAGATCAGAAAAAACGCGGCTGAAGTACTTACGTTTATCCTGCACCGATATTCAGATTTTGCGGTATGCACCATCGACAGTTTCACGCATCGTATTATCCGCAGCTTTGCCCATGACCTGCATCTTCCGCAGAATTTTGATGTGGAAATGAACCCCGAAAAGCTCATTGCCGAAGCCGTTGACATGCTGATAAGCAAGGCCGGCATTGAAGATGCACTGACAAAAGCGCTGGTAGAATTTACGGAAATTAAAGCACAGGAAGAAAAGAACTGGAACATTGAAAATGACCTTGCCGTTTTCGCGAAAGCGCTTCTTGACGAAGATACGCAGCAGTATATCAGCCGGCTGAAACATATGCGTGTAGCGGATTTCATTAAGATAAAAAACAAAATTGCCGTTCTCCGGAAAACCTTTGAAAAAAATATTTCGACACAAGGTGAAGCCGGACTGAAACTGGTGAGTGATGCCGGGCTTTCGGCAGAATATTTTTATCGCGGCAAAACCGGCATCGTAAAGTATTTCGAATACCTGCGCGACTGCCGCAGCGATAAACTTGAGCCCAACAGCTATGTTTATGAAACCATTGAAGAAGATAAATGGTACAGCGCCAAAGCAGGAAATACTGAGAAAGCAGCCATTGACGGTATTAAAGACGGCATCCGCGCTGTATACACAGCTGCCCGTACACTCATTGATGCCGGTCTCGATAATTATATTGTCTACAGCGAAATCAACCGGAATATTTTTCCGCTGGCGGTATTGAATGAAACCGCGCTTCTGCTTGATTCTATAAAGGAAGAAAACAATATTATTTTCATCAGCGAATTCAATCAGCGCATTTCCGATGTTGTATTGAAAGAGCCTGTACCTTTCATATACGAGCGTGCCGGTGAGCGGTTCAAAAATTTTCTTCTTGATGAATTTCAGGATACATCAGTCATGCAGTGGCAAAACCTGCTTCCGCTGATAGACAATTCGCTGTCGAACGGTCAGTTTAATCTGGTGGTGGGCGACGGGAAGCAGGCTATTTACCGCTGGCGCAACGGTGAAGTAGAACAATTTGAACGGCTTCCCGAAGTAATTAAAAAACGGGGCGTTCTTGCCGACGATTATGAAGAATCGCTGTCACGAAATTATGAAGCGGTGATGCTTGATACCAATTTCAGGTCGTTGAGCACTATCATAGAATTCAATAATGATTTCTTCACCTTTATTCGGGAACACCTTGACGGTGCAGCGCAAAATATTTATGCGCATGTGGCGCAGAAAGCGCTTCCCTCTAAAAAAGGCGGTTATGTAGAGCTGCAGTTCATTTCAAAAACAGAAGATGATGACACAGACTTCGCAGCCCGTCAGTTTGATGCCGTAGAAACCATTATTGCGGGGGCTGTTGCAGAAAAATATGCGTACAAAGATATCACCATTATCTGCCGCTCCAATAACAACGCGAGTGCCACAGCCCGTTACCTTATCGGGTGCGGCATACCGGTAATCAGTTCCGAATCGCTGCTGCTGTCAGCTTCTCCCGATATTAATTTTATTCTGTCGGTTCTGCGGTGGTTCTCCAATACCCATGACGACCTCTCGAAAGCAGCGGTACTTGCTTGGCTTGTTCAAAACGGACATTGCGGCAAGCGCACACTGAATGAACTCCTCGGAAAACTGAAAGACGGTTTAGGTTTCAATGTATTGCTGCGTTCACTTGGGTTCGAAGTGCCGTTTAGCCGGCTGCTGAAAGAACCGGTATATGAGCTTTGCGAAGAAATAATCCGCATTTTCAAACTATCGGCCAAAGCCGACCCGTACCTTGCCTTTTTTCTGGATGCGGTATTTGAATATGCGGGAAAATATAACAGCAGCCTGTCGGGATTTCTGGAGTGGTGGGAAGATAACAGCGGCAGCCGCTCGGTAAAAGTGCCCGAAGGAACGGATGCCGTAAGGGTCATGACCATACACAAAGCCAAAGGACTGGAATTTCCGATTGTTATTTATGCCTTTGCCACTGAAAAATCGAAAAACACCAAAGCCGCGGCATGGGTGGAGCTCAAAGACGAAACCTTTGAAGAACTTCCGGTTGCCATGCTCCCGCTGTCGGCACGTATTGAGCAAACAAGGTTTGCTCCGCTCATGGCGGAAGAAAGAGAGAAATCGTATCTTGATTTTATCAACCTGCTGTATGTTGTGCTCACACGCCCCATTGACAGGCTGTTTGTACTGACCGATATGCCCACCAAAAAGCCCGAAACACTGAAGTGCGTACCTGACCTGCTCAGCTCTTTTCTTGGCTCGAGAGGTGCATGGAACGAAGAACAGCATGTGTATACATTTGGTGAAAAAGCCATCAATACCCGGGCAGAAAAGCCTGCCACTGCCGCAGCATTCACCGATTTTGTGTCAACAGGATGGAAAGGCAGAGTAACGTTGAAACTGCGGGCGCCCGAACCCAGCGACGAAGAGCGCAACAGACAGGTTCACGGGCAGACGTTTCACCGCATTTTATCGGAAGTAAGCACCTTTGATGATATTGAATCTGCCGTTGCAAAGGCTTTTGCAGAAGGGCTGATGAATGCTGACGAAAAAGACGGAATGCAGCAATACCTGCAGCGCATAGCAGATAATCCGGCTATTTCAGCATTTTTTGTTCCCGGACTAAAAATAAAAACCGAGTGTGAAATTATTGATTCGACCGGCAAGAGTTTTCGTCCTGACAGAATTGTTCTTTTTGAAAATCAAACGGCAGTCATCGATTTTAAAACCGGTTCACAGCAGGAAAGTCACACGCTGCAATTGCAAAACTACGCCTCATTGCTGGCTGAAATGGGTTATCGCAACATTGATAAATACCTGCTTTATCTGCATGACGAACCGCTACTTGTAAAAGTATAA
- a CDS encoding M14 family zinc carboxypeptidase, with protein sequence MAMLIAAAVFAQSGQYSRVKVSLNNISIERIATLGIPPEGFVDKDGALILEISSDDIQKLKDNNIPCQILIADVSEYYRLRNTLPQNEEKNVNQSGCANTVWQTPAHFVHGSMGGYLTLTEMLAQLDSMRLHYPNLISQKMTVGTGHTIENRSLYYVRISDNPDVDEPEPEVLYSALTHAREPMGMQQLIFYMWYLLENYNTNTEIHNLLNNLELYFVPCVNADGYERNHTTNTNGGGMWRKNRRNNGDGTYGVDLNRNYGYQWGYDNTGSSPTTSSETYRGTAGFSEPETQIMKGFCESRSFVTSIDWHCYGNYLIYPYSYMASLLTPDSNVYKAYSQLMVHENGYLQGTPFQTLGYTANGGSIDWFYGEQSTKNKMIAWAPEAGNSNDGFWPAASRIDDIAQGDVLQNLYVARFAGRYALLADKSPRFVPQLNGYFKFDIQRLGQSAATFTVSVIPLSSNILSTGGSVAFSGMNVLESRSDSISFTLNPSIVAGDEIIYLLSCNNGLYSVSDTIRKIYGQAVSVFADAGTNINNWTTGGWGISTTNYHSAPSSITDSPSGNYSDNQNSSVTLTSSVSLVNNIYALLSFWTKWNIEKGYDYVQVKASADGGATWTPLCGKYTVNGTSNQLLGQPLYDGIQNTWVKEEIDLNDYLGQNIKLQFTLVSDGGVNADGFYFDDVDVSVLNAVNVGMSENASDGFFLSEPLPNPASGNVKISYRIPEHRGTLKVYNTLGAMVYTVPLLQNSGDVTVDVSQWNSGIYFYGIQAMGRTQLFKKLVVTE encoded by the coding sequence ATGGCAATGTTGATTGCTGCCGCGGTTTTTGCTCAGTCCGGGCAATATTCCCGCGTAAAAGTTTCACTTAATAATATTAGTATTGAGCGCATAGCGACACTGGGCATTCCTCCTGAAGGCTTTGTCGATAAAGACGGAGCGCTTATTCTGGAGATTTCTTCGGATGATATTCAGAAGTTGAAAGATAATAATATTCCCTGCCAAATCTTGATTGCCGATGTTTCTGAGTATTACAGACTGAGAAATACGCTTCCGCAGAATGAGGAAAAAAATGTAAATCAATCGGGCTGCGCAAACACGGTCTGGCAAACGCCTGCGCATTTTGTGCATGGCTCCATGGGCGGTTATCTTACCCTTACGGAGATGCTTGCTCAGCTCGACAGCATGCGGCTTCATTATCCAAATCTGATAAGCCAGAAAATGACGGTTGGCACAGGTCATACCATTGAGAACCGTTCTTTATATTATGTCAGAATATCCGATAATCCTGATGTTGATGAGCCCGAGCCGGAAGTGCTGTATTCCGCGCTTACGCATGCGCGGGAACCCATGGGCATGCAGCAGCTGATTTTTTATATGTGGTATTTGCTTGAAAATTATAATACAAATACCGAAATTCATAACCTGCTCAATAATCTGGAATTGTATTTTGTGCCCTGTGTAAATGCCGATGGCTATGAGCGCAATCATACTACAAATACCAATGGTGGCGGCATGTGGCGCAAGAACAGGCGCAACAACGGCGATGGCACCTATGGCGTCGACCTGAACCGTAATTATGGCTATCAGTGGGGATATGATAATACAGGTTCATCGCCCACCACAAGCAGCGAGACCTACAGAGGCACTGCGGGCTTCTCCGAGCCCGAAACCCAGATTATGAAAGGCTTTTGCGAAAGCCGTTCCTTTGTCACTTCCATCGACTGGCACTGTTACGGAAACTATCTGATTTATCCCTACAGTTACATGGCTTCGCTGCTCACGCCCGATTCGAATGTGTATAAAGCATATTCGCAACTGATGGTGCATGAGAACGGCTATTTGCAGGGAACGCCTTTCCAGACGCTTGGCTATACCGCCAATGGCGGCTCCATCGACTGGTTCTACGGCGAGCAGTCAACAAAAAACAAAATGATTGCATGGGCGCCTGAAGCGGGCAATTCAAACGATGGCTTCTGGCCCGCCGCTTCACGTATCGACGATATTGCTCAGGGCGATGTATTACAGAATCTTTATGTGGCACGATTTGCAGGGCGTTACGCGCTGCTTGCCGATAAATCACCGCGCTTTGTTCCTCAGCTGAATGGCTATTTTAAATTTGATATTCAGCGCCTGGGGCAGAGTGCCGCCACATTCACCGTATCGGTGATTCCGCTAAGCTCAAATATACTGTCAACAGGCGGTTCTGTGGCTTTTTCAGGCATGAATGTGCTTGAATCCCGCAGCGACAGTATTTCCTTTACACTCAATCCGTCTATCGTTGCCGGTGATGAAATCATTTACTTGCTTTCCTGCAACAACGGGCTTTACAGCGTTTCAGATACCATACGGAAAATTTACGGTCAGGCAGTGAGTGTGTTTGCCGATGCAGGTACAAATATCAATAACTGGACAACAGGCGGATGGGGGATAAGCACCACAAATTACCACAGTGCACCTTCATCCATTACCGATTCGCCTTCGGGGAATTACAGCGACAATCAGAATTCATCAGTTACACTGACATCTTCGGTAAGCCTTGTAAATAATATATATGCGCTGCTGAGCTTCTGGACAAAATGGAATATTGAAAAAGGATATGATTATGTTCAGGTAAAAGCTTCGGCCGATGGTGGCGCTACATGGACGCCGCTTTGCGGAAAATACACCGTGAACGGTACTTCGAATCAGTTATTGGGACAGCCTTTGTATGACGGCATTCAAAACACCTGGGTGAAGGAGGAAATTGATTTGAATGATTACCTGGGGCAGAACATAAAACTGCAGTTCACGCTGGTTTCTGATGGCGGTGTTAACGCGGATGGATTTTATTTTGATGATGTTGATGTAAGTGTTCTGAATGCCGTAAATGTCGGAATGTCGGAAAATGCAAGCGATGGGTTTTTCCTTTCTGAACCGCTTCCGAATCCTGCTTCCGGCAATGTAAAAATCTCTTACCGAATTCCTGAACACCGCGGAACCCTTAAGGTTTACAATACCCTTGGCGCAATGGTTTACACCGTTCCGCTTTTGCAAAATTCAGGAGATGTTACTGTTGATGTATCGCAGTGGAACAGCGGAATTTATTTTTATGGAATACAGGCAATGGGCCGGACTCAGCTATTCAAAAAGTTGGTTGTAACGGAATAG